In Deltaproteobacteria bacterium, a genomic segment contains:
- a CDS encoding tyrosine--tRNA ligase gives MSTPAGVEDLLRGVVDVLPEGGLLDRIEAAAREKRPLRVKLGADPSAPDLHLGHTVVLRKLRQFQDLGHVVIFLIGDFTARIGDPSGRSETRRPLDTETVEKNARTYTEQVFRILDRSRTEVRFNSEWMSAMTADDVVRLCGHYTVARILERDDFSKRLKDGRPIGIHEFLYPLVQGYDSVALRADIEMGGTDQRFNLLVGREIQKAFGLEPQVVMTLPLLEGTDGVQKMSKSLNNYVGLTEPPDDIFGKVMSISDTLMLRWYSVLEPEIATEVAADLRGARIHPRDAKALLAERQVARFYGSEAAAEARRRFDERFSKRSLAGDLVPEETRLGPLPTELALPSFLTDAGLAKSNSDARRLIGQGAVRINGNQVSSERYRCDILGSNEGGQGFVLLVQVGKRRVRKFRFLEG, from the coding sequence ATGAGCACGCCGGCGGGCGTGGAGGATCTGCTGCGGGGGGTTGTGGACGTTCTCCCCGAGGGCGGCCTGCTCGATCGCATCGAGGCGGCCGCACGGGAGAAGAGGCCGCTTCGGGTGAAACTCGGTGCGGATCCCAGCGCGCCCGACCTGCATCTCGGTCATACGGTCGTGCTGAGGAAGCTGCGGCAGTTTCAGGATCTCGGGCACGTCGTCATCTTTCTTATCGGGGACTTCACGGCACGGATCGGCGATCCGTCCGGAAGGTCGGAGACACGGCGTCCGCTGGATACCGAGACAGTGGAGAAGAATGCCCGGACGTATACGGAGCAGGTGTTCAGGATCCTCGATCGGAGCCGTACGGAGGTTCGGTTCAATTCGGAATGGATGAGCGCAATGACCGCCGATGACGTCGTCCGGCTGTGCGGGCATTATACCGTTGCGAGGATTCTCGAGCGGGACGATTTCAGCAAGCGACTGAAGGATGGACGCCCCATCGGCATTCACGAATTCCTGTATCCGCTGGTGCAGGGGTATGACTCGGTTGCCCTGAGGGCGGATATCGAGATGGGGGGGACGGACCAAAGGTTCAACCTGCTGGTTGGAAGGGAGATCCAGAAGGCATTCGGATTGGAACCGCAGGTCGTCATGACGCTACCGCTTCTGGAGGGTACCGACGGCGTTCAGAAAATGAGCAAGTCGTTGAACAATTATGTAGGCCTGACGGAGCCTCCTGACGATATCTTCGGCAAGGTCATGTCGATTTCCGACACGCTCATGTTACGGTGGTATTCGGTGCTCGAGCCGGAGATCGCGACGGAGGTCGCCGCGGACCTCAGGGGCGCACGGATCCATCCACGTGATGCGAAGGCTCTACTGGCCGAGCGGCAGGTCGCGCGTTTTTACGGTTCGGAGGCGGCCGCCGAGGCTCGACGGAGGTTCGATGAGCGGTTCTCGAAGCGGTCTCTGGCAGGCGATCTCGTTCCTGAAGAGACGCGTCTCGGGCCGCTGCCAACCGAGCTCGCCCTCCCGAGTTTCTTGACGGACGCTGGGCTGGCGAAATCGAATAGTGATGCCCGCCGGCTCATCGGGCAGGGTGCCGTGAGAATCAACGGCAATCAGGTCTCAAGTGAGCGATATCGCTGCGATATCCTTGGGTCTAACGAAGGGGGGCAGGGTTTCGTGCTCTTGGTGCAGGTGGGTAAGCGCCGTGTGCGCAAGTTCAGGTTTCTCGAGGGCTGA
- a CDS encoding TIGR00282 family metallophosphoesterase, translating to MRLAFFGDIVGKPGRRAVGRILPILRSAERIDFVIGNAENAAGGVGVDPGSARELFSAGFDVLTSGNHIWSKRQIIEYLTDSDVLLRPANFAPGVPGWGYTVKAGPGAEPVAVINLIGRVFMGAHECPFRAADAALTAVRERARVVVVDMHAEATSEKVAMGWYLDGKVSAVVGSHTHVQTADERILPGGTAYVTDAGMCGPMDSVIGVTREQALRRFLTQMPTRFEVADGRVLVQGVVIDVDERSGMAISIRRIQEVVEA from the coding sequence ATGAGACTGGCATTCTTCGGAGACATCGTGGGAAAACCGGGCCGACGTGCCGTCGGCAGGATCTTGCCGATTCTTCGCTCCGCTGAGCGCATCGACTTCGTGATCGGGAACGCGGAGAACGCCGCCGGTGGAGTCGGTGTCGATCCCGGGAGCGCGCGAGAATTGTTCTCCGCCGGCTTCGATGTGTTGACCTCAGGCAATCACATTTGGTCCAAACGTCAGATCATTGAGTACCTCACCGATAGCGACGTTCTGTTGCGTCCGGCCAACTTCGCCCCCGGCGTCCCAGGGTGGGGCTACACGGTGAAGGCTGGACCAGGGGCCGAGCCCGTTGCCGTGATCAACTTGATCGGACGGGTGTTCATGGGAGCCCACGAGTGTCCGTTTCGTGCGGCCGATGCGGCACTGACAGCCGTTCGTGAGCGCGCCCGGGTGGTTGTCGTCGACATGCACGCAGAAGCAACGTCGGAGAAGGTCGCGATGGGGTGGTACTTGGATGGCAAAGTGTCTGCGGTGGTAGGGAGCCATACTCACGTGCAAACAGCGGACGAGCGCATTCTCCCAGGCGGAACCGCGTATGTGACGGATGCGGGGATGTGTGGACCTATGGATTCCGTGATCGGGGTCACCCGAGAGCAAGCCTTGCGGCGATTCCTGACGCAAATGCCGACTCGGTTCGAGGTAGCGGACGGGCGCGTACTGGTGCAGGGGGTCGTCATCGACGTGGACGAGCGGAGCGGCATGGCGATCTCGATTCGCCGTATTCAGGAGGTGGTGGAGGCATGA
- the rny gene encoding ribonuclease Y, which translates to MTSMVAVVVVVALIALATSLRRASERERSVRLEEDTRRVMDEARRRSSTLVEEARLKAEHLTLQARAEHEQQAQRRRAELQSIEKRLLAREEAIDARNVTLESRGADLLKQEQSLIERRQQLTADEAEVARSVLRTREALEEVAGMTRETAKLALIEEVTSEARHEAARRVRRIEEEAREEADRKAKKIITIAIERLAGDFIAERTVSVVHLPSDEMKGRIIGREGRNIRAIEAATGVDLIIDDTPEAVIVSCHSPIRREIARIALERLISDGRIHPGRIEELVRKAEEEVHESVRDAGQRALLEVGIHGVHPELVKLLGMLKYRYSYAQNVLGHSVEAAFICGMMAAELGINEKQARRAALLHDIGKALTHEIEGSHAIIGADLARKYGESAKIVNAIAAHHEEVKAETILAPLVDAADAISGARPGARREVLESYVRRLEDLERISNSFRGVEKSFAVQAGREIRILVEPGQISDDQAAALARDVARRIETEVTYPGQIKVTVIRELRTTDYAR; encoded by the coding sequence ATGACGTCGATGGTGGCCGTTGTCGTCGTCGTGGCCTTGATCGCGCTCGCGACGTCGTTGCGGCGAGCATCCGAGCGCGAGCGCAGCGTGCGCCTGGAGGAAGATACCCGTCGCGTCATGGACGAGGCGCGCCGCCGAAGCTCGACTCTCGTAGAGGAGGCTCGCCTGAAAGCGGAGCACCTGACGCTCCAGGCCCGTGCCGAGCACGAGCAGCAGGCGCAGCGGAGGCGGGCCGAGCTGCAGTCCATCGAGAAGAGGTTGTTGGCGCGTGAGGAGGCCATCGACGCGCGCAACGTCACCTTGGAATCCAGAGGCGCGGATCTTCTCAAGCAAGAGCAGTCCCTGATCGAGCGCAGGCAGCAACTGACGGCCGATGAAGCCGAGGTAGCCCGTTCGGTCCTTCGTACCCGAGAGGCACTCGAAGAAGTGGCGGGCATGACACGAGAAACAGCGAAACTGGCGTTGATCGAGGAGGTGACATCGGAGGCACGACACGAGGCGGCGAGACGCGTTCGACGAATCGAGGAAGAGGCCCGCGAGGAGGCGGACCGGAAGGCGAAGAAGATCATCACGATAGCGATCGAGCGGCTCGCCGGGGATTTCATCGCCGAGCGCACGGTGTCTGTCGTGCATTTGCCGAGCGACGAGATGAAGGGGCGGATCATCGGACGAGAGGGACGGAACATCCGCGCCATCGAAGCGGCAACTGGCGTGGATCTCATCATCGACGATACGCCGGAAGCGGTGATCGTCTCCTGTCACAGCCCCATTCGACGCGAGATCGCGCGCATCGCGCTCGAACGCCTGATCTCCGACGGGCGGATTCATCCGGGCCGCATCGAGGAGTTGGTGCGCAAGGCAGAGGAGGAAGTTCACGAGAGTGTCCGAGATGCCGGCCAGCGCGCGCTGCTCGAGGTTGGCATCCACGGCGTTCATCCGGAGCTCGTCAAGCTCCTGGGTATGCTGAAGTACCGATATTCGTATGCGCAGAACGTGCTTGGCCATTCGGTGGAAGCCGCCTTCATCTGTGGCATGATGGCGGCGGAGCTCGGAATCAACGAGAAGCAGGCGAGAAGGGCGGCGCTATTGCACGACATCGGGAAGGCGTTGACGCACGAGATCGAAGGATCCCATGCGATCATCGGTGCGGATCTTGCCCGGAAGTACGGGGAGTCGGCGAAGATCGTGAACGCCATTGCCGCGCATCACGAGGAGGTGAAGGCGGAAACCATTTTGGCGCCCCTCGTCGACGCCGCCGACGCGATCTCCGGCGCTCGCCCGGGAGCGAGGCGGGAGGTCTTGGAAAGTTACGTCAGGCGCCTTGAGGACCTGGAACGAATCAGCAATTCCTTTCGGGGTGTGGAGAAGTCCTTCGCAGTTCAAGCCGGTCGGGAGATCCGTATCCTCGTAGAGCCTGGACAGATCTCCGACGACCAGGCGGCGGCCCTGGCACGCGACGTCGCCCGCAGGATCGAGACCGAAGTCACCTACCCTGGGCAGATCAAGGTGACGGTCATTCGCGAGCTTCGGACGACCGACTACGCGCGTTGA
- a CDS encoding 5-formyltetrahydrofolate cyclo-ligase, with product MTIRPERRNAAGHMTQSKTEWRRRLLALRAAIPEERRRLGSDAVVARLRGLRCLREASTVLGYVAIGTEVQPAALFVSGLPAGARLLMPSARSKEGSPVWVPAAGPSGRDAPGLSARQLTFPVVAIVPGVGFDRRGTRLGRGGGFYDRALADLRAAGAITAIGLAYELQIVEDLPRDAWDEAVDIVVSEARVVLPRSGRRSIREAP from the coding sequence GTGACGATCCGCCCGGAACGACGGAATGCAGCCGGGCACATGACACAGTCGAAGACAGAATGGCGCCGCCGGCTCCTGGCACTGCGGGCCGCCATTCCCGAAGAGCGGCGCCGCCTCGGCAGCGATGCTGTCGTCGCGCGACTTCGAGGTCTGCGGTGCCTACGGGAAGCGTCAACTGTTCTCGGGTACGTGGCTATCGGCACGGAAGTACAGCCGGCGGCCCTGTTCGTGAGCGGGCTTCCCGCCGGAGCGCGCTTGCTCATGCCTTCGGCGCGCTCGAAGGAGGGCTCACCGGTTTGGGTACCTGCGGCCGGGCCGTCGGGCCGCGACGCACCGGGCCTGAGCGCGCGCCAGTTGACCTTTCCCGTTGTCGCGATCGTTCCCGGTGTCGGCTTCGATAGGCGGGGGACTCGACTCGGCAGAGGCGGGGGATTCTACGATCGCGCACTCGCGGATCTCCGCGCCGCCGGCGCCATCACGGCGATCGGATTGGCTTATGAGCTGCAGATCGTCGAAGATTTGCCACGTGATGCCTGGGACGAAGCCGTCGACATCGTAGTTTCGGAAGCCCGCGTCGTGCTCCCGAGGTCAGGGAGGCGGAGCATCCGGGAGGCGCCATGA
- the ftsY gene encoding signal recognition particle-docking protein FtsY — MEAWQKLGDALGWVTIASVLAGVLVLAGVVAAVLARRRRLSAARSGPSEETVVPQRPGLHEGLAKTRSGMLQRILPLLGRPRLDAEALEQLEAALLAADVGMRTAKRLVELVQRRGDAGAALRVALEEEIVAILDTAKEAGDAGRAAPAEGVPLVVMVVGVNGAGKTTSIGKLAARYVRSGQRTLLVAADTFRAAAIEQLTVWAERSGVDLVRQAHGGDPGAVAFDGMRAAMARKVDVVIVDTAGRLHTKSNLLEELRKVRRVIGREIPGAPHETFLVLDAVTGQNGLAQARVFLEQIDITGVILTKLDGTARGGIVLAIASELGLPVRYVGIGEGIEDLREFDAREFASALLASAEGSELH, encoded by the coding sequence ATGGAGGCTTGGCAGAAGCTCGGTGACGCTCTCGGGTGGGTGACGATCGCGAGTGTCCTCGCGGGCGTCCTCGTACTTGCGGGCGTCGTCGCGGCCGTGCTCGCTCGTCGACGTCGGTTGTCGGCTGCGCGCTCGGGGCCATCAGAGGAGACGGTCGTGCCGCAGCGCCCAGGTCTGCACGAGGGCCTGGCGAAAACCCGATCCGGGATGTTGCAGCGGATCCTCCCGCTTCTCGGGCGGCCGCGGTTGGATGCCGAGGCGCTCGAGCAACTCGAAGCGGCCCTCCTGGCTGCCGACGTGGGAATGAGAACGGCCAAGCGGCTCGTCGAGCTGGTACAACGACGAGGCGATGCGGGAGCTGCGCTGCGCGTCGCGCTGGAGGAGGAGATCGTCGCGATTCTCGATACCGCCAAGGAGGCAGGCGATGCTGGACGCGCCGCGCCTGCCGAGGGGGTACCGCTCGTCGTCATGGTCGTCGGGGTGAACGGCGCGGGGAAGACCACGTCCATCGGCAAGCTCGCGGCACGGTACGTACGTAGCGGGCAACGTACGCTGCTGGTTGCCGCGGATACGTTCCGCGCCGCTGCGATCGAGCAGCTGACGGTGTGGGCGGAGCGGAGCGGGGTGGACCTCGTGCGTCAGGCGCACGGCGGCGATCCCGGTGCCGTCGCGTTCGATGGCATGCGCGCTGCGATGGCGCGCAAGGTGGACGTGGTCATCGTCGATACCGCGGGACGCCTGCACACGAAGAGCAATCTCTTGGAGGAGCTCCGGAAGGTGCGACGTGTGATCGGCCGTGAGATCCCCGGGGCGCCCCACGAGACGTTCCTGGTTCTGGACGCCGTAACCGGTCAGAACGGCCTCGCCCAAGCCCGCGTCTTCCTCGAGCAGATCGACATCACCGGGGTGATCCTGACCAAGCTCGACGGTACGGCTCGCGGGGGGATCGTTCTCGCGATCGCCAGCGAGCTCGGCCTCCCGGTCCGCTATGTGGGTATCGGTGAAGGCATCGAAGACCTGCGAGAGTTCGATGCCCGCGAGTTCGCGTCGGCCCTGCTCGCGTCAGCGGAGGGCAGCGAATTGCATTGA
- the smc gene encoding chromosome segregation protein SMC translates to MAIPPQEVSAERALVSWSEGDAEIEESIGPAPSVSAPTLRIRQIELVGFKSFRDRTLLRFPSRTTGVVGPNGCGKSNVVDAIRWVLGEQSAKRLRGEGMEDVIFGGNDRHAPLGMAQVSIVFETDGLPLDQFALLKAGGSPLVSTGPAEIMVTRRYFRSGESEYLMNGVTCRLRDITELFLGTGLGGRAYAIIEQGRVEALIGAKPEELRLFIEEAAGTTLYRSRRQMAERKMERTRDNLLRVQDILREVERQLGSLRRQAKRAEQYRSLMAEITELDLALSARGRAKHLAEVAELALQREALSQREVELATLLEHLESDRRNAREQEVQAQQRVRDAQAAAYQARATLEVSRNEVTGLRAKAEELRGQDAMTAADLEEVVNQRAAVEDERRATTGQLEGLLQSIESAEKELSAREDELGRASEDLLAETRALDAARAALVQATAALADIQSSLGVSQERCAQQEARRERLETAARALAEREADAAGRASAAEQLVVEQQARLTHLEGTKRERAEQLRTVLSERASWEQSVDGMKDGLARAQSRRDSLRELQETRAGYTEGVRAVLAASSHEEALGLVAEILEIPAEHERAVAAVLGEQIQAVVMRDAVAARNAVQALRLAGAGRVTCVTVAGPHGPHHPATEASGRCLLDLVRVRPGFEAVARSLLGNARLVDDLDAALAVWGGGRNGWTLVTPAGETVSAAGAIAGGSERSEETLLAQRRELRTLDGEVGRRQAELAAARARYEGLTGVVEEREAALRGVDTELGQVAVSVVGAEKDVQRARQEIRELQDQVHAVAREIDEVDVQLIARRADVARFENEREDAGRSRTASEAALAEAEGVVANRRMVADGLRHAQTTRHIVLADRHARRDALTSTIERLGRLDDDTERRATALVERQRADRVALDQTEAMLAKASERISDLDGAEAFANVALAEAEGELATLRETTETAERRMGESQSEIDATRSRAANMDLQIAEQRMALTHLEQTIRERYQRELGDVEAPALEQLGGDEVQLTRLRERVAGMGEVNVGALAEIAELEERQKFLAQQRDDLERALEDLRKTIGRLNRASKARFRETFDRVNETFQQVMPKLFGGGRAELRLLNEEQILDSGVEVIVQPPGKRIGPLDLLSGGEKALTAVSLIFALFLIRPSPFCFLDEVDAPLDDANIGRFNGMVREMSAHSQFILITHNKRTMEVAETLYGVTMEEPGVSKVVSVRLPQ, encoded by the coding sequence GTGGCGATTCCACCGCAGGAAGTGTCGGCCGAACGCGCGCTCGTTTCGTGGTCCGAAGGTGACGCAGAGATCGAGGAGTCGATCGGTCCGGCGCCTTCCGTGAGCGCTCCGACGCTGCGCATCCGACAGATCGAGCTCGTCGGCTTCAAGTCGTTTCGCGATCGAACCCTCCTGCGGTTCCCCTCGCGTACGACGGGCGTGGTCGGTCCGAACGGCTGTGGCAAGTCGAACGTCGTCGACGCCATTCGCTGGGTCCTCGGCGAGCAAAGCGCGAAGCGCCTCCGCGGCGAGGGCATGGAAGACGTCATCTTCGGCGGCAACGATCGGCATGCGCCACTCGGAATGGCGCAGGTTTCGATCGTCTTCGAGACCGACGGATTGCCGCTGGATCAGTTCGCGCTCCTCAAGGCGGGCGGGTCGCCCCTGGTCTCGACCGGTCCGGCGGAGATCATGGTGACCCGTCGGTACTTCCGCTCGGGAGAATCGGAATACCTGATGAACGGAGTGACCTGCCGGCTCCGTGACATCACCGAGCTGTTCCTCGGGACGGGGCTTGGCGGCAGGGCCTACGCGATCATCGAGCAGGGCCGTGTCGAAGCGTTGATCGGCGCCAAGCCCGAGGAGCTCCGCCTCTTCATCGAAGAAGCCGCGGGAACGACGCTCTATCGCAGCCGACGCCAGATGGCCGAGCGCAAGATGGAGCGTACTCGCGACAATCTTCTGCGGGTGCAGGACATCTTGCGGGAGGTCGAGCGCCAGCTCGGTAGTCTGCGCCGGCAGGCGAAGCGCGCCGAGCAATACCGCAGCTTGATGGCGGAGATCACCGAGCTCGACCTTGCGCTCTCGGCGCGGGGCCGCGCGAAGCATCTCGCGGAGGTCGCCGAGCTCGCGTTGCAGCGCGAAGCGCTCAGCCAACGAGAGGTGGAGCTCGCGACCCTGCTCGAGCACTTGGAGTCGGATCGGCGGAACGCCCGCGAGCAGGAGGTCCAGGCGCAGCAGCGTGTGCGCGATGCGCAGGCGGCTGCGTACCAGGCGCGCGCCACCCTGGAGGTGTCGCGGAACGAGGTGACGGGCTTGCGGGCCAAGGCCGAGGAATTGCGAGGACAGGACGCGATGACCGCCGCCGACCTGGAGGAGGTCGTCAACCAGCGGGCGGCCGTCGAGGACGAGCGGCGGGCGACGACCGGCCAGCTCGAGGGGCTCCTGCAGTCCATCGAGAGCGCAGAGAAGGAGCTTTCGGCGCGCGAGGATGAGCTCGGTCGCGCCAGTGAGGACCTGTTGGCCGAGACGCGCGCTCTCGATGCGGCGCGCGCAGCTCTCGTCCAAGCGACCGCGGCGCTTGCGGACATCCAGAGCTCGCTCGGCGTGAGCCAGGAGCGCTGCGCGCAACAGGAGGCGAGGCGCGAGCGGCTCGAGACTGCCGCGCGGGCGCTCGCGGAGCGAGAGGCGGATGCGGCGGGGCGCGCGAGCGCCGCCGAGCAGCTCGTGGTGGAGCAGCAGGCCAGGCTGACGCACCTCGAGGGCACGAAGCGCGAGCGCGCGGAGCAGCTGCGCACGGTACTCTCCGAACGAGCCAGCTGGGAACAGTCCGTCGACGGCATGAAAGACGGGCTCGCGCGTGCGCAGTCGCGTCGGGACTCGCTGCGCGAGCTACAGGAGACGCGTGCCGGCTATACCGAGGGAGTGCGCGCCGTCTTGGCTGCGTCGTCTCACGAGGAGGCGTTGGGGCTCGTCGCCGAGATCCTGGAGATTCCAGCCGAGCACGAGCGGGCGGTCGCGGCCGTTCTGGGGGAGCAGATCCAGGCAGTCGTCATGCGCGACGCGGTGGCGGCCCGCAACGCCGTGCAGGCGTTGCGCCTCGCCGGAGCGGGGCGCGTGACCTGCGTCACAGTCGCCGGTCCGCACGGACCTCATCATCCGGCGACCGAAGCTTCCGGGCGATGTCTGCTCGACCTCGTGCGGGTCCGGCCGGGGTTCGAGGCCGTTGCGCGGTCTCTTCTGGGTAACGCGCGCCTCGTCGACGATCTCGACGCCGCGCTTGCCGTCTGGGGAGGCGGCCGGAACGGGTGGACGCTGGTCACGCCGGCCGGTGAGACGGTGAGCGCCGCGGGGGCGATCGCGGGGGGAAGCGAGCGTTCGGAAGAGACCCTGCTGGCCCAACGGCGCGAGCTCCGCACGCTGGACGGTGAGGTAGGGCGGCGGCAGGCCGAGCTGGCCGCGGCTCGGGCACGCTACGAGGGGCTCACCGGGGTGGTCGAGGAGAGGGAGGCGGCGCTCCGGGGCGTCGATACGGAGCTCGGTCAAGTCGCCGTTTCGGTCGTCGGGGCCGAGAAGGACGTGCAGCGAGCGCGACAGGAGATCCGTGAGCTGCAGGACCAAGTCCACGCGGTCGCTCGAGAGATCGACGAGGTCGACGTGCAGCTGATCGCGCGGCGAGCGGATGTCGCTCGGTTCGAGAACGAGCGAGAAGATGCGGGTCGATCACGGACCGCTTCCGAGGCTGCGCTCGCCGAAGCCGAGGGGGTCGTCGCGAATCGCCGGATGGTCGCCGATGGGCTGCGGCATGCGCAGACCACGCGCCACATCGTCCTCGCGGACCGTCATGCAAGGCGCGATGCGCTGACCTCAACGATCGAGCGATTGGGCCGGCTGGACGATGACACGGAGCGACGCGCGACGGCGTTGGTGGAGAGGCAACGCGCGGATCGGGTCGCGCTCGACCAGACGGAGGCCATGCTCGCGAAAGCGTCGGAGCGCATCAGCGACCTCGACGGTGCCGAGGCGTTCGCGAACGTCGCGCTCGCCGAAGCGGAGGGAGAGCTCGCGACCCTGCGGGAGACCACCGAGACGGCCGAGCGCCGCATGGGCGAGTCGCAGAGCGAGATCGATGCGACGCGGAGTCGAGCGGCGAACATGGATCTCCAGATCGCGGAGCAGCGCATGGCGCTTACGCATCTGGAGCAAACGATCCGGGAACGATACCAGCGCGAGCTTGGCGACGTCGAGGCGCCGGCTCTGGAGCAGCTCGGGGGCGACGAGGTCCAGCTGACCCGGTTGCGTGAGCGCGTGGCGGGCATGGGCGAGGTGAACGTCGGAGCGCTCGCCGAGATCGCCGAGCTCGAGGAGCGTCAGAAGTTCCTGGCGCAACAGCGGGACGATCTCGAGCGTGCGCTCGAGGACTTGCGGAAGACCATCGGACGTCTGAATCGCGCCTCGAAGGCGCGCTTTCGGGAGACCTTCGATCGAGTCAACGAAACGTTCCAGCAGGTCATGCCGAAGTTGTTCGGGGGCGGCAGGGCAGAGCTGCGACTCCTGAACGAAGAGCAGATTCTCGACAGCGGGGTCGAAGTGATCGTGCAGCCTCCCGGCAAGCGCATCGGTCCCCTCGACCTTCTGTCCGGCGGCGAGAAGGCTCTCACGGCGGTCAGTCTGATCTTCGCCTTGTTCTTGATCCGCCCGAGCCCGTTCTGTTTCCTGGACGAGGTGGATGCGCCGCTGGACGACGCCAACATCGGTCGCTTCAACGGCATGGTGCGGGAGATGAGCGCGCACTCGCAGTTCATCCTCATCACCCACAACAAGCGGACGATGGAGGTCGCGGAGACGCTCTACGGTGTCACGATGGAAGAGCCAGGCGTCTCGAAGGTGGTCTCGGTGCGCTTGCCTCAGTAA
- a CDS encoding HNH endonuclease — MLNTKVLVLNRSYLPVHVTSVRRAFILLYQDIARAVDEQYRTFDFASWSELSVSVEHDSVGLVSRVVRVPRVILLLTYDRVPKRHVRFSRYNIYARDENTCQYCGQRFARVDLNLDHVIPRSQGGLASWENVVCSCHRCNRRKGGRTPEQAGMRLLKRPTRPHWTPFITAAFNLRRYREWGPFLNPVDVSYWNTELEP, encoded by the coding sequence ATGCTGAACACGAAGGTCCTGGTCCTCAATCGATCGTACCTCCCCGTGCACGTCACGTCGGTGCGGCGCGCGTTCATTCTGCTCTACCAAGACATCGCTCGCGCGGTCGACGAGCAATACCGTACGTTCGATTTCGCGAGTTGGAGCGAGCTCTCCGTGAGCGTCGAGCACGACTCGGTCGGGCTCGTCAGCCGGGTGGTGAGGGTTCCGCGCGTGATCCTGCTGCTCACGTACGATCGGGTGCCGAAACGACACGTGAGGTTCAGCCGGTACAACATCTACGCGCGAGACGAGAACACCTGTCAGTATTGCGGGCAACGGTTCGCGCGCGTCGACTTGAATCTCGATCACGTGATTCCGCGATCGCAGGGCGGGCTCGCCTCGTGGGAGAACGTGGTCTGCTCCTGTCATCGCTGCAACCGACGCAAGGGTGGCCGGACTCCGGAGCAGGCGGGAATGCGGCTGCTGAAGCGTCCGACGAGGCCGCACTGGACGCCGTTCATCACGGCGGCGTTCAACCTGCGCCGTTACCGGGAATGGGGCCCGTTTCTGAATCCCGTCGACGTGTCCTACTGGAATACGGAACTCGAACCATGA